In the genome of Natronomonas salina, the window CGCGGCGCCTGGGCGACGACGAGGAGTGACTCCCGGTCGGCGGGATGTAAAAGGTTGATTACCCGCGCTCGTATACGGACTGGTAATGGCACGTACAGCGTCGAAGGTGCAGGAGCTCGTCAGGGAGGACCCCGAGATGGAGCCGGCCCTCGAGTACGTCCTCGAGCAGGCCGACCACGGGACCGTCTCCTGGGGGGACGTCTCCGACGAGCTGTCGAGCGGCCAGTGGGGCCGGCTCATCGAGAAGGGGATCCTCGTCGACTCCGACGGCGAGGGGTTCGACGTCGCGGACCCGGAGGGCGTCCGAGAGGCCCTCTCCGACGACGAACTGGAGATCCCCGACGCCCCGGACACCGACTCCTCGTGGACGAAGTGGGACAAGATGGCCGCCGTCGGCTCGATCGCGATGTTCGCCGGCTACACGTTCCAGTCGGTCCGCGAACCGCTGGCGAGTGCGCTGCACGTCGTCCTCGGCCCGCTGATCGACGTGCTGCCGTTCTTCGCCGTCGTGATGGTGCTCGCGCTGTTCACCGGTCTGTACTCGACGCTGCTGCAGGCGAACCTCATGGACATGGAGGTCATGGGCGAGTACCAGCAGCGGATGAAGGACATCCAGGAGAAGCGCAAGCAGGCAAAGGAGCGCGGCGACGACGAGGAGCTCGAGCGCATCCAGGAGGAGCAGATGGAGGCGATGGCCGACAACATGGGCATGTTCAAGGAGCAGTTCCGCCCGATGGTGTGGATCATGGTCATCACCATCCCCGTCTTCCTGTGGATGTACGCCATCATCGGCTTCCGCGGCCAGCCGCTCTACCCGGAGATCGCCGACAGTCTCTCGAACGTGGTGATCCCGATCGCCGGCGAGGTCGCCTGGACCGACGGGTTCGTCGGCCCGCTGCAGGTGTGGATCGTCTGGTACTTCGTCTGCTCGATGTGCTTCACGCAGGTCATCCGCAAGGCGCTGAACATCCAGACGACGCCGACGTGACGGCGTGGTCGTCCTTCCGTCCGTAGCGCGGCGGGAAACCGCGGAGAAACGAGATACTGCGTCCGCCCCGCGGCGGGGACGCCCTGTTCGTCGCGTTCGTTCTATCGATTCGGTCCGGTCTTACGAGGACGAGGTCACTCCTCGTCGTCGCTCATCTCGTCGGCCTTCTCCTCGGCGTCCTCCTTGACGTCCTGGGCCTTCTCCTCGGCTTCGGACTCCTTCTCGTCGAGGCGCTGGCCCTGCTCTTCGATCTGCTCGGCGGTCATCTCGCCGCGCTCCTCGATGCGTTCGGCGATGACCTCGGTGCTCTCCTCGATGCGCGAGGCGGCGACCTCGCCGCGCTGCTGGATCGTGCTCGCGGCCTTCTCGGCGATGCTCTGGGTCTCGCCGGCGGCCTCCTCGGCGGCCTCGTCGACGGACGGGGTCTCGGACTGCGACTGCCGGCGGTTGCGCAGCGCGTAGCCGACGCCGAGGACGACGCCGGCCAGCAGCAGCCGCGGCAGCCGGCTCCCGCCGGAGCTCTGCTGGCTGGTCTGGGACTCGCCGTCCGTCTCGGCGGTCAGGTCGCTGGCGGCCTGGGCTGCCTCGTCGATGCCCGGCACCGGCGCGTCGCTCTTCCGGACCTTCTTCAGCGCGTTGCGCAGGTCGATGACGATGAACGGGCGGATCAGCCCGCTCTCGTCGGGGTTGTCGCTCTGGATGACCTGGACGAGCTGTTCGCCGACCGTTCCTTCCATCGCGTCCTCCACCGCGTCGTCGAGGGACTGGGAATCTCGTGTCAAAATGTACTCACTCCATGCTAGACGTGCCCCTATGAGTGGATAAGTAGTCGGACGGAACTCCCCACGGGCAGACCATAAGCCAGCGTTATCACGGAGTAAGCGGGACGCCACCTCGAACGGCCCGGCGGTAAGCCGTGGCACGCGCTCACTTGGACCCTGGGGACCGGCCGCTGTGGCCGTCTCGCCGGCGCGAAGGACAACCTCTTTGGGGCGTAGCGGCGGAGTACTGATATGTTGCTGACCATCTCCGGCCCCGCCGGCAGCGGCAAGAGCACCGTCGCCGCCGCGCTGGCCGAAGAACTCGGCTACGACCACGTCAGCGGCGGCGACATCTTCCGCAACCTGGCGGCCGAGCGCGACCTCACGCCGCTGGAACTCAACCGGCTCGCCGAGGACGACGAGCAGATCGACCGCGACCTCGACCGACGGCTGCGGGAGATCGCCGAGACCCGCGACGACCTCGTCCTCGAGTCGCGGCTCGCCGGCTGGATGGCCGGCGACCACGCCGACTTCCGCATCTGGTTGGACGCCCCGCTGTCGGTCCGCGCCGAGCGCATCGCCGACCGCGAGGAGAAGGCCGTCGACGTCGCCCGCGAGGAGACCCGGAAGCGCAGCGAAAGCGAGGCGCTCCGCTACGAGGAGTACTACGACATCGACATCGAGGAACTCGGCATCTACGACCTCGCGCTCAACACCGCGCGGTTCTCGCCGGGCGCCGTCCTCGACGTCATCCTGACCGCGGTCGACGCCTACGACCCCGCCGACGACGAGGGGAAGGCCCCAGTGGAAGGCGTCGACTACGACTTCTGAACACCATGGCAATGCGCGAACGCGGCCCGCCGGACGACCGCGACCCCGAGACCCTCCTGGAGTTCGGGGTCGTCAACCTCGACAAGCCGCCCGGCCCCTCGGCCCACCAGGTCGCCGCCTGGGTCCGCGACGCCGCCGACGTCGCCCGCGCCGCCCACGCGGGCACGCTCGACCCGAAGGTGACGGGCTGTCTGCCGATCCTGACCGGCACCGCGACCCGCGCCGCACAGGTGTTCGACGAGAGCCGGAAGGGGTACGTCTCCGAACTCGAACTCCATGCGCCCGCGCCGAACGACCTCGCGGAGACCCTCGCCGAGTTCGAGGGCCCGCTCTACCAGAAGCCGCCGCGGAAGTCCGCGGTCGCCCGCCGGCTCCGCGTCCGCGAGATATTCAGCCTCGAGGCCCTCGAGGTCGAGGACCGCCGGGCGCTGATCGACGTCGAGTGCGAGAGCGGGACCTACGTCCGGAAGCTCTGTCACGACCTCGGCCTCGCGCTCGGCACCGGCGCCAACATGGGCGACCTCCGGCGGACCAAGACCGGCACCTTCGACGACGCGTCGCTCGTCACACTGCACGACCTCGTCGACGGGCTGGCGTTCTGGCGCGAGGACGGCGACGCAGACCTCCTGCGGGAGGTCGTCCAGCCCGCCGAGCGCGCGCTGGAACACCTGCCGGGGCTGACCGTCGCACCATCTGCGGCCCGCGAGATCGCCGAGGGCGCGCCGGTGTACCCCCCCGGTATCCTGGAGACGGACCTCGGGGCCGCCGACGAAGGCGACCTCGTCGCCAGTTACACGCCGGACGGCGCCGCGGTCTGTCTCGGCCACCTCGTCGGCGACCCGGCGGCAGATTCGGGCGTCGTCGTCGAACTGGAGCGCGTCCTGGTCTGATTCCGGGCCGGCGCGGGGCGGCGACGTCCACCTGCGGGCCCTGCTTTTTGTGGCTGGCGGCCGACCTCCGACCATGGACCTCCCAGACCCGGCGCCAGGGAGCCTCGAGCGCGCCTGGCTCGACGTCACGGGGCTGCCGACGGGCGGCGCGGAGCGACTGCCGGTGATCGTCGTCGAGGGCGGAAGCCCCGGACCGACCGCCTGGGTGACGGCGGGCGTCCACGGCGACGAGGTGACCGGCGTCGTCGCCGCCCAGGACGTCGCCAACGCGTTCGCGCCCGCGGACGGAGGGGCCGACGCCTCCGGACCGCTGGTCGACCCGGCTGACCTCCGGGGCCGCCTCGTCTGCGTCCCGGTCGTCAACCCCGCCGGCCTCCGCCGGACGACGCGGCACTCCTACTACGGCGGCGAGGACCCCAACAGGACGTTCCCGGACCCGACGGCCGACTCCGTCGGCGAGCGAACCACCCAGGAGCGCGTCGCCGAGCGGCTGTACGACGCCTTCGCCGACGCCGACCTCCTGCTGGACCTCCACACCGCGCAGGTCAACTCCATCGCCTACGTCATCCGCCACCGCGTGCTGTACGGCGAGCGCCGCGACCGCGAGACCGCCGAGGAACTGGCCGACGACCTCGGCCGACTCACGGACGCGCTCGACCTCCCGACGGTCGTCCAGTACGCCCCCGAGGAGTACGTCGAGCGCGGGCTGCACCGCTCGGTCGCGGGCGCGGCGCTGAACGGCGCCGGCGTCCCGGCGTGCACCGTGGAACTGGGGAGCCACAGCACCGTCGACGACCGGACCCGGGCCGCCGGCGTCGCCGACGTCTTCCGCGCGCTCGTCGCCTTCGACGCACTCGATTCCGTTCCCGACCCAGTTCTCGAGTCCGACCCGGCGACCCCGGACCCGGTCGACTTCCAGGTCCGGCGGTACCGCGGTCCGCGCGTCGACGCCGCCGGTATCGTCCGTCCACGGGTCGGGCCCGGCGACACGGTCCAGGCGGGCGACGTCGTCGCCGACGTCCGCACCGCGAACGGCGAGTATCAGAGCTCGGTCACGAGCGACCACGACGGGTACGTCCTCGCCCACCGGACCGGCGTGGCGGTCTACGAGAACGACGCCGTCGCGGCGCTGGCCGTCCGCGACGAGGAACCCCTGGTGGGCGAGCGTCCCTGACCCTCGAAGCGAAGCGCTTAAACGTCAAACCGCCGTCCCTCGAAACGCGAGGGACCGTGGGGTAGTGGTATCCTCTGCGGATGGGGTCCGTAGGACCCGAGTTCAATTCTCGGCGGTCCCACTCCAACTTCTTTCCACGACGAGCGGAGGCACTGCCGACAGAAATTCCGACACGTGGCCCCCTGCAGGGTCGGACGTTGATTCCGCCCCCGTTTATCAGGAAGCGAATACTCGCCTTCCGATTTATATCTATACCGGTCGAATAAGTAGTTGACCGCGAACGCCTGGGGAAGCGTCGGCGAGGCCGTCGACGCGGGCGTCGCGGGAGTTGTCGCGAGCGGCGGCCCCCGGCCGTCCTTCTAATCCTCTCGAGCGGTTGGACTAGATGATCCGTCCTGCGTCAATCGGAACCACGGAGCTTCCAGCTTTGCATTTCCCTACGTCTTTATCCTGCGCTCTCGAACTCCACACTGTGCCAGAACCCTTCGACTCCTTCCCGGACGACGTCGACGACACGCCGACCGTCACGTGCTCCCGCTGCAACCGCGAGTGGGACCTCGAGTTCGAACTCGACGACCTGCAGGTGGGCAATCAGGCGATGGAGCAGTTCGCGCTCGACCACAAGCGCCACACCGGCCACTTCCCGGACGACGTGTCGCCGTGGATCGTCGCGTGCCGGCAGTGCCCCGACGGCGAGGAGTTCCTCGCCGAGCGGCCGGGCCGGCGGTGGGCGGAGACCCACGCGCGGCACACCCAGCACGCGGTGACGGTGCGCCACGACGAGGAGGAGGAACCGACGATCGTCGAACCCGAGGATTGAACGACCCGGATTCTGGCTACTGCGCTTCGTCCGCCAGCGCCTGCTCGCGCAACTGTTCGCCCTCCGCCGTACTGGTCTCCAGTTCCGGAACCTCGACCGGATGCCCGTCCTCGTCGATGGCGACGAAGACGAAGTACGACTCCGTCGTGACCTCGGTGTCTCCCGTCATCGGGTCCTCCGCGTGGGCCCGCACCCGCACGCGGACGCTCGTCCGGCCCGAGTTGTAGGTGTACGCCTCGATCAGCGCGATGTCGCCGAGCTCGAGGGGCAACTGGAAGTCAACCGAGTCGATGTGGGCGGTCACGCAGGACTGTCCGGCGAACCGCATCGCGCTCATGGCGCCGACCTCGTCCATCCAGTGGAGGACGTTCCCCCCGTGGGCGGTGCCGAGGTTGTTGGCGTGGTGCGGCTGGACGCGGTTGCGGTCCTCGATGTAGGTGTCCATCAGGTCGACCATGTCCGGGGTACGAAGCCCGGCCTGGAAAACACCGGCGCCATCGGGGCTGCCCACCTCGCCGCGATAGCGGGGGAATCTTTTTCGACCCGTCACCCCACTGTCGGGGCATGACCGCAGGGGGGCGCGACGGCGGGGGCGACCCGTCGCCGGCGAAGACCGTCGCCGTCGAGGAGCTCCGCTCGCAGCTCGCGGAGCTGGAGGACACCGTCGACGACCCCGAGGAGCGCCGGGAGGTCGAGCAGGCGATCAGCCTCCTGGAGCGGCTGCCCGGCGGCGCCGACGGAGCCGACCTCATCAGGAAGTTCACCCGGCGCGACATCGCCGAGGGGTTCGTCGGCGCCATCCTCATCTCGCTGCCGATGCTCGTCGAGGACGGCGTGTTCGAGATCGCCGAGGTGTTCCTCGCCCGGCCCGCGCTGCTCGTCCTCAACGTCTGCTTCGTGTTCGCGGTGACCGCCGGCCTGCTGTACTTCGCGGACTTCCGGGACGTCCAGATCACCCGGCCCATCTTCGGCATCATCCCCCGGCGCTTCACCGCCGTCCTCGTCATCGCCTTCGTCACCGCGACGTTCACCATGACGCTGTGGGGCCGCCTCGACGGCTGGTCTGACCCGGTCGTCGCGCTCGCGCGCATCTCCGTCGTCTGGACGCTCTGTGCGTTCGGCGCCGCGCTCGGCGACCTCCTGCCCGGCGAGTCCTCCGCGAAGGACATCAACGACGAACTCGACGACCTCGGCGAACGCATCGGTATCGGGGACCGGGAAGGGCGATTCTAGAACCCCCACTTTTTGCACGCTCCGGCGGTTCAGCGCCGATGGCGCTGAACACGCCTCCGCGGCAAAAACTTGGGGAAAATATGCGCGCCCTCCTCCTGTCGCGCGGCTTCGCTCCGCTCAGCCGCGCGATAGTCGTCGGGCGCTACGGCGGCTCACTTCGTTCGCCGCCGCGAACCGCGCTCGCTTCGCTCGCGCGGATGCTAGCTTTCGTTTCTACTCTCGTCTGGCCAAAGCAGCGCCTCTACAGTCGAGAAAGCAGTCCGGCGCTCAGTCGTTTCGCTTCGCGCCGGGGTTCGTCACAGCGCCGTTGGCCGCCGAGTCGAACTGCTGGCCGTACTTCGCCAGCACGCCGTTCGTGTAGTTCGGCTCCGGCTGGCCGCGCTCCTCGATGCGGCGCTCGATCTCCTCGTCGGAGAGGTCCACCGACATCTCGAGGTTGTCGATGTCGATGGTGATGGTGTCGCCGTCCTCCAGGGCGGCGATGGGGCCGCCGTCGAAGGCCTCCGGGGCGACGTGGCCGATGGAGAACCCGCGTGTGGCCCCCGAGAACCGGCCGTCGGTGAACAGCGCGACGTCCTCGGCGTGGCCCTGGCCGGCGACCGCGCTCGTGACGCCGAGCATCTCGCGCATGCCGGGGCCGCCCTTCGGTCCCTCGTTGCGGATGCCGATGACGTCACCGGACTCGACGTGGCCCTCCTGGACGTACTGCATCGCGGTCTCCTCGTCCTCGAAGATCCGGACCGGCCCCTCGTGGTGGAGGTGGTCCTCGCCGGTGATCTTGATGACCGCGCCCTCGGGCGCGAGGTTGCCGGTGAGGATGCGGATGGCGCCGCGCTCGTGGATCGGGTCGTCGACGGTGTGGAGGAAGTCCGCGTCGACGTCCTCGATTGCCGCCGGGTCGAGACGCTCGATCGCCTCGGCGATCGTCTCCCCGGTGACCGTGAGCGCGTCGCCGTGCAGGAGGTCGGCCTCGAGGAGCTCCCGGAGGACGACCGGGACGCCGCCGACCTCGTGGAGGTCGTTCATCACGCGCTCGCCGCCGGGCTGGAGGTTCGCGATCTTCGGGGTGCGGGCGCTGATCTCGTTGAAGTCCTTGACGTCCAGCTCGATGCCGGCCTCGGCGGCCATCGCCAGCAGGTGGAGGACGGCGTTGGTCGACCCGCCGACGGCGACCTGCAGCGAGATGGCGTTCTCGAAGGACTCCCGGGAGAGGAAGTCGGAGGGTTTCCGGCCCTCCTGGACGGCCTCGACGGCGAGTTCGCCGCTCTCGCGGGCGACCTCGTAGCGGTCGTCGTCCTCGGCGGGCGGCGACGACGAGCCCAGCGGCGCGAAGCCGATGGTCTCGGAGATCGACGCCATCGTGTTGGCGGTGAACATCCCGCCGCAGGAGCCGGCGCCCGGGCAGGCGTTCCGCTCGAGGTCGTCGAGTTCGTCCTCGCTCATCTCGCCGTCGGCGACCGCGCCGACCCCCTCGAAGACGTTCTGGATGGTGACCTCGCGGCCGTCGTGCTCGCCCGGCATGATGGACCCGCCGTAGAGGAACACCGACGGGAGGTCCGTCCGGATGGCGGCCATCATCATCCCTGGCATGTTCTTGTCGCAGCCGCCGATGGTGACGAGGCCGTCCATGCGCTCGCCGAAGGAGACGAGCTCGACGCTGTCGGCGATGACCTCCCGGGAGACGAGGGAGGCCTTCATCCCCTCGGTCCCCATCGAGATGGCGTCGGAGATGGTGATGGTGCCGAACTCGATGGGCATGCCGCCGGCGTCGTCGACCGCGTCGTAGGCGGCCTGGGCGACGTCGTCGAGGTGGACGTTGCAGGGCGTGATGTCGGCGGCGGGGTTGGCGACGCCGATCATCGGCGAGGAGAGGTCCTCGTCGTCGTAGCCCATCGCGCGGAACATCGCGCGGTGGGGGGCGCGCTCGACGCCCTCGGTCACCTCGTTGCTCGGGAGGTCGTCGGGCTTCTGGCGGTCGCCCGACTCGCGCTCGGGCGGTTCCTGCTGGCTCATACCGACCCCTTGCCGTCGAGTGACTTAACGGCCAGTATACGGTCCAGTTTTTTCCGGGAGCCGCCTGCGAGCCGAACGTATTCGGTCGAACGGCGCCGGCCGGCTCTCGATAGCATCCTGACGGTTCTCGTTACAATCGCTCCCATAATCGGACGTTCGTCTACACGAAGCGGGCCAATGATTGTACTCTACTAGGTGTTATAGGGATATGTCTATGTGTTCTTGAACCTATTCCGTGCTACATGCGCCCGAACAACCCGGAAGCGGGAGTGGAACTGTACGAGTGTTTCGACTGTGGCGAGCGGACGACCGACCCGCCGGTGCCGACCTGCGAGCACTGCGGCGGCGACCTGCGGAACCTCGGCCGGTCGAGGGACCTCTAACTGCCGCTGTCGAAACCCACAACTCGGCGACCGACCAACGGCCGGCAATGCGCGTCCGCGTCGACGCCGGCGCCCGCCTCCACGTCGGCTTCCAGAACCTCTCGCTGGCCCACGAGCGCCTCTACGGGGGCGTCGGGGTCGCCCTCGACGAGCCGTCGGTGGTGCTGACGGCCGAACCCGCCGCCGCGGTCGCCTGCGAGGACCCGCTGGTCGCGGACTACGCCGACCGCGTCTGCGAGGTGCTGGGGGTCGACGGCGCCCGGATCGACGTCGAGGCGTCGCTGCCCCGCCACGTCGGCCTCGGCAGCGGGACGCAGCTCGCGCTGGCGACGCTCGCCGCCGTCGCTCGCGCCCACGAGATGGCGCCGCGAGTCAGAGAGCGGGCGCCCGAACTCGACCGCGGCGGCCGCAGCGGCGTCGGCGTGGCCGCCTTCGAGGCCGGCGGGTTCGTCGTCGACGCCGGCCACCCCACTGAGCGGTTCACGACCGCCCCGCCCGCTGCCGGCGAGTGGGAGGTCCCGGCGGTCGCCGCGCGCCACGAAGTCCCGGCCGACTGGCGGTTCGTCCTGGTGCTGGCCGACGCCGAGCAGGGCCGCAGCGGCGACGCCGAGAACGAGAGCATGCGCGCGGTCGTCGAGAACGCCGACCCCGCCGTGGCCGACGACCTCGCCGCCCTGCTGGTCCGGCGGCTGCTCCCCGCCGTCGCCGAGGGTCGCCTGGAAGCGTTCGGCGACGCGCTGGGGGCGTTCGGCCGGCTCAACGGCGCCTGGTACGCCGACGAGCAGGGCGGCGTCTACCGACCGCCGGCGGGCCGGCTCATCGACGCCCTCGCCGAGCGGCCGTCGGTCCGCGGCGTCGGGCAGTCCTCGTGGGGGCCGGCCGTCTACGGCGTGACGGACGCGACGCTGGCCGACGACGCCCGGGTGGCCGCCGAGGACGCGCTGTCGGCGGCCGACGTCGACGGCTCCGTTCGGGTCGTCGCCCCGCGGAACGAGGGCGCCCGCGTCGACCCGGCGTGAGCCGTCACGGCGCTCGATTCCCCCTCAATAATTTAAGTAGCCGGGGTCGAAGGGACCCCCATGGACCGCATCCCCTTCGGGATCCGACGCCTCGATACGACCATCGGCGGCGGCGCGCCGCCGGGGAGCGTCGTGCTGCTGTCGGGGCAGGCCGGCGCCGGGGCGCGGGAGTTCATGTACACCTGCGCCATCATGAACGGCCTCGCGGAGGGCGACCCCGACCTCTTCGACCTCTACTACGGCGGCATCGACGACCGCGCCGCGCCGCCGGAGGAGGTCCACTACGTCTCCTTCACCTCGGACGAGCGGCAGGTGCGCCGCGAGATGACGCTGGCGATGGACGACGAGATCGTCGACGCCGCCATCGAGAACGTCGAGTTCCACGACCTCTCCCCGGAGTTCTTCCGGCTGAGCCCCGTCCCGCGGGAGTGGTACGCCTCGAAGACCCAGAGCATCTCCGAGCTGGGGCAGTCCCAGGACCGCAAGAGCGTCCCGGAGGCACTAGGCAACCGGCTCACCGAACACGCGGCGGGCAACGTCGTCGTCATCGACTCCATCGCCGACCTCATCAGCTCGACCGACGACCTCCCGTGGAACGACATCCCCGTCCTACTGAAGGGGCTCTCGCGGGCCGCCTACGACTGGGGCGGGCTCATCCTCGCGCACGTCAACCAGGAGACCCTCGACGCCGAGAAGCACGGCCAGCTCATGGACTCCGCGGACGGGACGCTCCTGTTCGAGTGGGAGAGCGGCGGCTCCGCCCGCGCGCGGACGATGGTCGTCAAGCAGTTCCGCGGCGTCCTCTCGCGGATCGAGGACGAGGACATCGTCCGCTTCGAGACCGAGATCGGCGACTCCGGCTTCGACATCAGCGACGTCCGGAAGATCCGGTAGCGCCCGCCCGACGGCTCGCTAGACGGCGTGACGCTCGGATCGCCCCGGGTCAGGGCCTGAGTGAGGCGAACCATTAACTTGCTGTCCTGGATAAGGAACAGCGAATGGCTACGGAGTCGGCGGACGAGCCGGACGAGTCGGAGGTGTCCGTACGTCTGCCGCCGGACCTCGAGGAGTGGCTCGACGAGCGAGCCGCGGTACTGGACGTCGACCCCGGAGAACTGCTCGTCCAGCTCGCGAGCGCCTACCGCGCGGCGGCCGACCTCGGCGACGAGTCGCTGGCGGGGCTCGCCGGCGACGGCGTCGACCCCGAGGCGATCGAGGACGTCCGCGAACAGCTCGCGGCGGACGACGACGCCCTCCACGAGCTGAACGGCCGGATGAACGACGTCGAGGCGAGACTCGAGGAGAACGTCGAGGACCTCCGGAAGCGGGTCCTCCAGCTTCGGGACGCCGTCGGCGACACCGCCTCGCAGACCCACTCCCACCGCGAGTTCGCCCAGATCGACGCGCGCCTCGACGACCTCTCGGAGACCGTCGAGTCGGTCGCCACCGACCTCGATGCGCAGGGCAGCCGCGTCGCCGACGTGGAATCCCGGCTCGACGACGCCGACGAGAAGCTCACTCGGGTCGCCCGCGCGGTCGTCTCGCTTCGCCGCGAGGCCGATCAGACCGACGAGGGCACGGGGCTCGAGGAACTACGGCTGGCCGCCAACCGGAGCGGGGTCACCGAGGCGGCCTGCGGCGCCTGCGGCGGCGCGGTGACCATCGGATTGCTCTCCGAACCGTCGTGTCCGCACTGCGGGTCCGAGTTCGCCGAGATCGAACTCCCGGCGGGCGGCCTGGGGCGGACGCTCGGGTTCCGCCGCCCGGAGCTCCGGTGTGCGGAGCCGCCCGCCCTGGAGGCCGGCGATGACTGAGGACGACCCCTTCGAGGACCTTGGTCCCGAAGACGACGACGCGGACGTGGACGCCGACGTCGACGACCTGTTCACCGAGGTGGAGGTCGACGAGGTCGACGACGAGGCGGTCTGGGACGCGCTCACCGAGGGCGACGCCGCATCCGGCGGTCCCGGTGGGAACGGCGCCGGGCAGGCCCGGGCCGTCGACGAACCAGCGGCCGACGACGAGCCCGAGGGGACGGTCGTCCCGAAGGCCAGCTACTGCCAGAAGTGCGAGCACTTCTCGAAGCCACCGCAGGCGGTCTGCGGCAATCCGGGGACGGAGATCGTCGAACTCGTCGACGTCGACCACTTCCGGGTGCGGGACTGCCCCGTGGTGGAGCGGCGGGAGAGCGCCTCCCGGGACATCGGCGACGAGGAGTAGGCGAGACCGCACGTTTTTGCCGGGCGGGGCCGTCCCCTCGGGCATGCAGTTCTGCGAGGAGTGCGGCTCCATGATGCACGGCCAGGGCGACGAGATGGTCTGCTCGTCCTGCGGCGCCACCCAGACGAAGGACGCGGACCGCGCCTCGGAGTTCGTCTCGACGGAGGCCCAGTCCGACGACGAACTCATCGAGACCGAGGAGGGCGCCGACTTCGAGGGCAAACCCACCGCAGACGACGTCACCTGCGAGGAGTGCGGCCACGGGAAGGCCTGGTACACGATCAAGCAGACCGGCGCCGCCGACGAGCCGCCGACGCGGTTCTTCAAGTGCCAGGAGTGCGGCTACCGCTGGCGGGAGTACAGCTGACACGGCGTCGACCCCGGAGCACCCCGCCGGCGACAGGCTTACCCCCTCTCCCTGCGACCCCGCCGCACGACCATGCCGGCGAAGGTGACCGACCCCGCCACCGGGTACGAGGAGATCGACCGCTGGAACGGCGGCGTCGGGTGGATCGCCCACCCCGAGGAGACGATGGAGCGGGCCAGCCACGCGCTGGCGACCGACGAGGGCGTCTGGCTCGTCGACCCCGTCGACGCCGACGGCATCGACGACCTGCTCGGCGAGTTCGGCGAGGTGGCGGGCGTCGTCGTCCTCTCGAACCACCACACCCGGGACGCGGCCGTCTTCGCGAACCGACACGGCGTCCCGGTGACCCTCCCGGCATCGATGACCGACGTCGCCGGCTCCCTCGACGCCCCGGTGGCCTATCTCGACGTGGGCGGGACGGTCGGCGACTACGAACTCCTCGAGGTCGCCGACAGCGGCCCCGCCTGGCGGGAGTACGCCCTCTACGACGGCGAGACGCTCGTCGTCTCGGAGTCGGTCGGCGGCGCCGACTACCTCCGTGTCGGCGACGAGC includes:
- a CDS encoding beta-ribofuranosylaminobenzene 5'-phosphate synthase family protein, producing the protein MRVRVDAGARLHVGFQNLSLAHERLYGGVGVALDEPSVVLTAEPAAAVACEDPLVADYADRVCEVLGVDGARIDVEASLPRHVGLGSGTQLALATLAAVARAHEMAPRVRERAPELDRGGRSGVGVAAFEAGGFVVDAGHPTERFTTAPPAAGEWEVPAVAARHEVPADWRFVLVLADAEQGRSGDAENESMRAVVENADPAVADDLAALLVRRLLPAVAEGRLEAFGDALGAFGRLNGAWYADEQGGVYRPPAGRLIDALAERPSVRGVGQSSWGPAVYGVTDATLADDARVAAEDALSAADVDGSVRVVAPRNEGARVDPA
- a CDS encoding RAD55 family ATPase, whose protein sequence is MDRIPFGIRRLDTTIGGGAPPGSVVLLSGQAGAGAREFMYTCAIMNGLAEGDPDLFDLYYGGIDDRAAPPEEVHYVSFTSDERQVRREMTLAMDDEIVDAAIENVEFHDLSPEFFRLSPVPREWYASKTQSISELGQSQDRKSVPEALGNRLTEHAAGNVVVIDSIADLISSTDDLPWNDIPVLLKGLSRAAYDWGGLILAHVNQETLDAEKHGQLMDSADGTLLFEWESGGSARARTMVVKQFRGVLSRIEDEDIVRFETEIGDSGFDISDVRKIR
- a CDS encoding transcription factor S, producing MQFCEECGSMMHGQGDEMVCSSCGATQTKDADRASEFVSTEAQSDDELIETEEGADFEGKPTADDVTCEECGHGKAWYTIKQTGAADEPPTRFFKCQECGYRWREYS